The genomic region TGCTGCTGCAGTCATATACTGTTGTAATAGTCCTTCAAATTTACTTAAAGATAGCAATGTTGAAATTGTAGTGAATCAAATAACAGTGGAATGATTATAACTCAAGGTAAGGAGAAATATCAGGAAGGTTGGCTTTGTTACCTATGAAAGGCTACCTTCCTGAAAATGTTATTTTTTTGCAGTCAATTTATCCAATTTAGTGGGAGTGTTAAATTTACTAATCTTTCCATAAGTGAGATTAAAGAATTGCAGAAAGTTTAATAATTTATATATTCTTTTAAAGAAATTATCTTATTTTTTATTGGCAGACAGCTTGCTTAAACCCGTAAAACCTCTCCAGTTGTTCACCCCATAACATCGGTATTTCTCTTTTTAGTTTTTTCCATAACACAAGAAAAACTAACCTCTTTTTCAGCCAATACAAGGCTAGTTTTTCTTTCAATTCTCAATTTGTTTTCAACTTGAATTATCATTTCTTATTGAAACTACGTTTATGGAATCACTCAAATCATACTACACTACACCAACTTGATCAGAGCTCATAAGCACCTCTTCTTGACTAGCCATAATTCTTGTAACCTATTTTCCTGCTCTGTAAGGCACTCAAATTTCTCTAATTCTGTATTATTATATTCAATGCATCCAAGCTTTGCTGACATCAATTCAGCTTGCTCCATACACATAAGCTCTAATAATTCTTCATCTTGGTTTGCGTGAAGCATTTTCGCTCGCTCAAGACATTCCGAATTCAATTTCATTCTAATGGAGTCAATGTCTCTCAAAAAACTTATATTACTCATATAGTCCTCTATTTGAAAAAAGCAAGTTATACAATAAAGTGTAATAGTTTAGACTTAATCTGACAAGCGTGAATTATCTGACAGAAAAATCGACGAAGTCAAAAGAAAAAAGCACAAGCTCCTCCAAGACCAGCTCCACCTAGAGACCAATTACGTAATAATTTATTACGTTCTGGGAGTGTTAAATAAACTGTGTCAAATCGCATTTTTAGTTCAACTCGATTTTTAACCTACCAGGAAAAAAGATATCAAGTTGGATGATAAGATATTTGTTTCTAATTCTTTATAGTCTACCAAACCGGTAGTTGTGTTTGCTTGACTCATTGTCAAACCTCCATTTTTTTATCAATTTATTACTTTACTTCTCGGTTTGACACAGTTTATTTAACACTCCCGACAAGTTCTAATCATTAATGTTATACACGTTCTTTTCTTTTTCTATTCTCTCTTGTTCTTCAATACAATACATAGCAAGCGGATTAGCTTTAAGTCTTTCGACTCCTATTTCTTCTCCCGTTCCATCGCAGTAACCATAAATGCCTAATTTTATTTTTTCCAACGCCTCCTTAATTTTTTCTTTTCTATCTTTTCGGCGCTTAATTAATTCTCCATTTTCACTATCAGAATAAATACTACTATCTTCTAGATCTTGTTTCTCCAGTTCAGAGAGTATTGATTTTAACTTTAAGCTAAAGTATTCCAGTTGTTTTACGTTCATATATTCTTCATTTTCTGAAGGAACGTAATCTTCCGGTAACTTTATTTTTATTAATTTTTCCATAGCATTATCAATAAAATATATTAAAACTTATATAACTTATAAACAAAAAAAATTATACTACCCTCAAAGTAAACACTATAATTTATAATAAACATTTAAAATCCTGGTATGATTAGTTCGGTAAAAAAATTAGTAATAAATGATAATAATCTTACTTATATAGTATGTATTTTTATTATAATGTTAAGTTTATCTTCATATACACTTGAAAACAACAGTAAACAAGAAGTCATATTAACATTAACATGGATATGTGCTACATTTGTTTTGCAGATCTCTACAAATAATTTATTTACATCTGATTATCATGATGGAATATTAGAGCAAATCTTTGTACAGCCACTCTCTTCTAGGCTGATAGTTGCTTATAAAATCTTCGCTCACTGGTTGTTATTTGGGTTACCGATTTCAGTGATTTCTTTCATGTTCAGCTTTGCAATTCTAGGCAATAATATTGAACATTCAATAGCAGTTGGAGTGTCTTTATTATTTAATACGCTGATAATCATTAATATTTCAGCTACTGGAAATGCATTGATGATTGGTCGAAATAACTTAGCATCAGGAGTGTCGCAAATTCTTGTTTTGCCAATGATAATGCCAACTTTTGTATATTTCAAATTGCTAACTCAATTTGAAAATTTATCCTTGAATATTTATACACTACTAATCACCATCTTAGTTTTTGTCATTTTAATTGTTAACAGCACTATAACTACTCACATAGCATTAAAATTTGCTGTGGAGCAGGATTGAAAAAACTTACTAGTTATTTACTTGTATCTGCTTAGTTAAGGGTGTTAACTTAAGTAGAGATGGAGACATTAGACTTCTTGCATGAATTGAAGAGTTACAGAGTGTGAAACCATTATTGGATTTCAGACTGGCTGGTTATGCAAGAAATCTAATATCTATCGAAGAGTCAGAAACTTTTATAACTTACCTTTAATCAACCTAACCCATGCGTGCCAATCTCTCTCACCAAGATTGCTTTCGAAAGACAGAA from Wolbachia endosymbiont (group B) of Parapoynx stratiotata harbors:
- a CDS encoding TraR/DksA family transcriptional regulator: MEKLIKIKLPEDYVPSENEEYMNVKQLEYFSLKLKSILSELEKQDLEDSSIYSDSENGELIKRRKDRKEKIKEALEKIKLGIYGYCDGTGEEIGVERLKANPLAMYCIEEQERIEKEKNVYNIND
- a CDS encoding heme exporter protein CcmB, with amino-acid sequence MISSVKKLVINDNNLTYIVCIFIIMLSLSSYTLENNSKQEVILTLTWICATFVLQISTNNLFTSDYHDGILEQIFVQPLSSRLIVAYKIFAHWLLFGLPISVISFMFSFAILGNNIEHSIAVGVSLLFNTLIIINISATGNALMIGRNNLASGVSQILVLPMIMPTFVYFKLLTQFENLSLNIYTLLITILVFVILIVNSTITTHIALKFAVEQD